From the Drosophila gunungcola strain Sukarami unplaced genomic scaffold, Dgunungcola_SK_2 000010F, whole genome shotgun sequence genome, one window contains:
- the LOC128263670 gene encoding uncharacterized protein LOC128263670, producing the protein MIDLNEFYQQCQKNIIEIIKHCMIDYRAIKFNLSVYGTYVKQRDDGETVSTIKHFRTAYKSLYIYEDIVNELNSAIECLLTLSSEFQEKDSGWAIQNFDYFETTIIKLENIPASGYIQAPKKIRARNALINVQNTDVFCFKWCILASIANKAHENASFSTPQQRKYSREKMTKPKNYNININDEIIIYDGITLNFSGIIFPIDKLGVRHFEKNNADFSINIYEIDEAGEKIIGPTVQTKERRPNHINILGIDNIHQNMMHYAYITNVFTLCSSQFSKAKSGGYFCENCLQCYHVKNTTHNKFECGKVASFYPEPNTKTSFKGYHKKLSPPVVIYADIEAVLESYRTCLNSPSSSSTTKVQKHTACAVSFYVVHKYNPSQNDLWTYDGDDCMQKFCTALKQKTSSLYNIYWSTPKKPSVSPIDVRAQEGNCTACVMEINAGDLDKCYNQFTGQYVGPIHKNCKPKYKLSDPFFPVVFTTYRNTIYICSLQN; encoded by the exons ATGATAgacttaaatgaattttatcaacaatgtcaaaaaaatataattgaaattataaagcaTTGTATGATAGATTATCGagccataaaatttaatttgagtgtATATGGTACATATGTAAAACAAAGAGATGACGGAGAGACAGTTAGCACAATAAAGCATTTTAGAACTGCATACAAATCTTTATACATTTATGAAGATATTGTAAATGAGCTGAATTCTGCAATAGAATGTTTACTAACATTGAGCAGTGAATTCCAAGAAAAAGACTCTGGCTGGgctattcaaaattttgactaTTTTGAAACCACCATTATAAAACTCGAAAATATTCCTGCTAGCGGTTACATACAGGCtcctaaaaaaataagagcCCGAAATGCGCTTATAAACGTTCAGAATACTGacgtattttgttttaagtggtGCATACTAGCATCCATAGCAAATAAAGCCCATGAGAATGCTAGTTTCTCAACACCACAACAAAGGAAATATTCAAgagaaaaaatgacaaaaccaaaaaactacAACATTAACATCAatgatgaaattattatatatgacGGAATAACGTTGAATTTTTCGGGAATTATATTTCCAATCGATAAACTTGGTGTACgacattttgagaaaaataatgCGGACTTCAGCATAAACATTTATGAAATTGATGAAGCTGGCGAAAAAATTATTGGACCAACTgttcaaacaaaagaaagaagaccaaaccacataaatattttgggtATCGATAATATACACCAAAATATGATGCACTACGCCTATATAACAAATGTGTTTACATTATGTTCATCACAATTTTCCAAAGCCAAATCGGGAGGATACTTTTGTGAAAATTGTCTTCAGTGTTATCACGTTAAAAACACTACACACAACAAATTTGAATGCGGAAAAGTGGCGTCGTTTTATCCAGAGCCTAACACAAAAACGTCGTTTAAAGGATACCACAAGAAATTATCTCCTCCGGTGGTGATATATGCCGATATTGAGGCTGTTCTGGAAAGTTACAGAACATGCCTAAATTCACCATCATCTTCGTCAACAACAAAAGTACAGAAGCATACTGCCTGTGCAGTATCATTTTATGTTGTACACAAATATAATCCTAGTCAAAACGACTTGTGGACATACGACg gTGATGATTGCATGCAAAAATTTTGTACAGCtctgaaacaaaaaacttcGAGTCTGTACAACATATATTGGTCAACCCCCAAGAAACCGAGTGTCAGCCCCATAGATGTTCGCGCCCAAGAAGGTAATTGCACCGCCTGTGTGATGGAAATAAATGCGGGCGATCTGGATAAATGCTACAACCAATTTACTGGACAATACGTAGGTCCTATTCATAAGAATTGTAAGCCTAAGTACAAGTTAAGTGATCCATTCTTCCCAGTAGTTTTCACAACTTATCGAAATACGATCTACATTTGTTCATTACAAAACTAG